From the Pseudodesulfovibrio indicus genome, the window GCGGAGAAGAGCCTGGAGAAGGCCACCGAGAAGTTCCCGAACGCGGAACTGGTGGACGCCGAGTACGTGCGGGTCATCTACCTCGTGCAGACCGATCCGGACAGCTACTACGAGTCCCTGTCCTCGGACGCCTCGGACATCCGCCGCGGCCCCCTGTCCAGGAAGCAGTTCCTGGCCTCCCTGGCCCGGCCGATCAAGCGCATGCGCTCCTGACGACACTCACACCCCCGGCGCGGGTTCGCCCGCGCCGGGGTCATTCACCCGACGCTCCATGCGTGAACACCTCCGTGAGCCGCACCGTCCGTCGCCGCAAGGCAACGGGGCAATCGGAGTTTTTCATGACCCCGGCAGGCATTCGCCGCCGGGGTCTTTTTCCCCGGCCTCACAGGAGAAATCGATGTTACATTGTGGGGAAATGCAGGGTCCTTGTGTTTTACCGTCCGAGACAGTAACGGATTGGTGCGACCCTTGTAATCCGACCCCGAAAATGGAGCCGAGCCGTGCATAGCAACCCGTGGAAGAGCCTCATCCCCTGCCTCGCGCTCTGCCTGGCCCTCTTCCTCGCGGGGTGCGACGGGTCGCCCGCCACCACGGCCGGCGACGACGCGGTTCCCGGCGTCACCAGCGACCAGATCACGCTGGGCTCCTCCCTGCCCCTGTCCGGCCACGCCGGTTATCTCGGCACCCAGACCCTCCAGGGCGCGCGCGCCTACCTGCGCCACGTCAACGAGCAGGGCGGCGTGCACGGCCGCCAGATCAAGATCGAGGTCCTGGACGACTCCTACGACCCGCCCCAGTGCCTGGCCAACACCCAGCAATTCATCGTCAACCGCAAGGTCTTCGCCCTGTTCTGCTACGTGGGCACCCCGACCACCATCAAGGCCCTGCCCCTGGTGGAGGACGCCCACGTCCCGCTCATCGGCATGTTCACCGGGGCCAACGCCCTGCGCCAGCCGGTGAACCGCTACGTGATCAACATCCGCGCCTCCTACTACCAGGAGACCATGGACGCGGTCAGCCACATGGTCAACGACCTCGGCCTGTCCAAGATCGCGGTCTTCTACCAGTACGACGCCTACGGCTTCGACGGGCTGATCGGCACCGAGCTGGCCCTCAAGAAATACGGCCTGGAGCCGGTGGCCCGCAGCTCCTACATCCGAGGGACCCTGGACGTCCAGGACGGGCTGGATCGCATCCGCCGGTCCGGGGCCGAAGCCGTGGTCATGATCGGCACCTACGGCGCGTGCGCCCGGTTCATCAACCTCTCCGTGGAGGAGGGGTACAACCCGATTTTCTACACCGTCTCCTTTGTCGGCGCCGAGGAACTGGCCTGGCGCGTGGGCAGGTCGTCCCCGGCCCACGTCTTCATGTCCCAGGTGGTCCCCCCGCCCATGGAATCGCAGGTCGAGGGCGACTCGGCCAGCGAATACGTCCGGCTGCTCAGGCGCTACTTCCCGGACGACACCCCGAGCTTCGTCGGCCTGGAGGGCTTCCTCAACGCCGAGATCCTGGTGGAAGGGCTGCGCCGGGCCGGACGCGATCTGACCCGCGAGGGGTTCATCAGGGCCATCGAGTCCATCAAGGACTTCAAGCTCGGCCCCGGCCTGACCATCACCTACGGTCCCTACGACCGCCAGGGGCTGGACGCCATCCATTTCACCAAGCTGCACGAGGGCCGCTTCATCCCGTTCACCAACTGGGCCGAGTTCAAACGGGAACTGGAGACGCAGCAATGACGCTGTTCCAGAAGACCTTCACCCGGCTGGCCCGCATCGGGCTGCGCGAAAAACTGCTCTTCTCCATGCTGGCGGCCGTCCTGTTCATCTCCGTGGCCATCGCCCTGA encodes:
- a CDS encoding ABC transporter substrate-binding protein, giving the protein MHSNPWKSLIPCLALCLALFLAGCDGSPATTAGDDAVPGVTSDQITLGSSLPLSGHAGYLGTQTLQGARAYLRHVNEQGGVHGRQIKIEVLDDSYDPPQCLANTQQFIVNRKVFALFCYVGTPTTIKALPLVEDAHVPLIGMFTGANALRQPVNRYVINIRASYYQETMDAVSHMVNDLGLSKIAVFYQYDAYGFDGLIGTELALKKYGLEPVARSSYIRGTLDVQDGLDRIRRSGAEAVVMIGTYGACARFINLSVEEGYNPIFYTVSFVGAEELAWRVGRSSPAHVFMSQVVPPPMESQVEGDSASEYVRLLRRYFPDDTPSFVGLEGFLNAEILVEGLRRAGRDLTREGFIRAIESIKDFKLGPGLTITYGPYDRQGLDAIHFTKLHEGRFIPFTNWAEFKRELETQQ